GTTTTGTagggcaaaccttcttctctaaaaaaagtaatgtgCGCAGAACTTGAGCTTTTTTGGCATGACATTCGATTAAATCCACTACTAAACCGATGAGAACTACTTATAGATGGATACTACATCTTTTAGGTGAAGTTTCAGTTTTCTATATCTTTTGTAAAGATTTGCCTCAATGTGTTACATTATCATTACAGTgtccattttcaaaacaaaatgttggggcTTCCATACTGTCCTACGCTTGatactaaatataatattttggagtttttggacttaatactatttattgtaatttttttataatgtatTTGATTGTCTAATACTGCGAGATATTTTTGTTCTGGTTGTCATGCTATCATTTATTCACTACTGCACACAGCACACTCCCTTACCTTCCTCTGCAGTCCCTCCTTTTACGACCTCTAATGGGGAAATCCCATCACACACTTGACTCTGCCTGTACTGCATTCTTTTGTGCATAGTCAACGCATTTGCTCTGGTTTATAAAAGCATTGAAGTTGAGAGTATCGTCCAAAAGTTAGTTACGAGAATCAGTCTATTTTCATTGAATATTGTTCAgtttcgactgtccttgaatgaCATATTAAATATGTAGTTCTCGACTGATTTGCTTGAGTTATAACCAACATTGGGATTCAACTTCCCCTATTAACAGGTGACGTTTCGATGCTGATTAATCTACTCAAACCCTCCCTATCCAACAGAAACCATTCAAAGAGAGGCACACTCAAAAAGCAGTGCGTgagctagtgcttacctcatttttttaaatttggcaACGTAGCTGACCTTCACCTACCTACGTATCACAGGGAAAtaagtcacaagggtttttatacGGGATCTATAAAAGGGTTTTCATTTGGGATCGAAACCCGCACAGATCTTGATATGGGTAGTTCGTCTGTGATTCAATGTGCTCATCCCTTCTGTTCGTTTCTAGACTTTTGACAGTTATCCAAAATGTcactagtgttctgcgtgctagGATTTCGGACTCGAAGAATAGCATTGTGACTTTCACctctatttcggagttttcATGACACATTCTGTGCTTTGAATGGAGTAGAAAGCTTAGATATCTCGAGCTCAGATCTTAAGGTTTTTGTACCTCACTTCCACCACTGGCTTGAGGGGATAAACTAgtaatgtttttgattttccaggctttgATGAAGACGATAATGCCGAAATGTTATCTGCAAGtaaataaagtttaaagtGAATCAAGCAAATCACTGAGAAAGCTGCGTACTTCATTGAGTACTTTTCTCGTCATAGCGACACTCACATTCGTCTTTCTCTCGATTCCGTAAGACGTCAATTTTGTAGTTGTGTTGCTAAACGTGAATGgttttgattgtgtactactttcttaagcggaaccaagattgttatagTTATGTTATGTGaatggttttattttgtttcgcaAGTGtccttctgttttctttctatgcCTGCTAATTTTGCGAAGTAAAACGATCGAAAGATTAGTCTATGTCCAAGTGCGTGTAACACACTGTTTCAGAGGTCCCAAAGAGATCTCTCTGGTGAAATTCTATATCGCAGTTCTTTTGTGCAACACACATCACTTGCAAATCCTGCGTTAGGTGTCTCGTTACCTTAGAATTAGGAGTATATAGTGAATTAAGAATGAGGAAAAGAGAACATTCTCCATTGGAAGAGAAAATGTACACTTGTTTAGCTACAAAAATCATTATCCAGTGATCACCCAAAGGTGGCAGGTATAAGATTTTAAGTATTATTTAGTGTGGGATTATGCTTAGTTAgatgtatttttcatttttagcacCATGAACACCTTGAAAACTAAAACACGAATTGAAGCTTATGCGATGCTGAGATTGGTATTTCACTGCTgagtttggtttttttttcttgcaatcattgattctattgttttctttctgttggAAGAGTGATAAATCATGATCATGGGCGGCGCTAGGAGGGATGTGTGCACTAATTCGTGATCTGACATAGTGTTCGTCAGGACAAAATGTGTTCGTATTTAACTAACTATTTAACTAACTTTTATTCTGAGTTGAATGAATTGAGCAGCACCATggttctgttttattttaatttggtCTTCCATTTTATCTTGTTCGTCTGGACATTCCCTATTTCCTAGAGGTTTAATTTAGGTTTGTTCGCTAACGTAGTTTCCTTGGTTATGATGGTTGGTGCACCATTAAGAGCAGCAAATAGGTAATTCATGGAGTAATTAAGTGCATAGATGTTGAAAATCGATGTCATAGTATCAGCATGAACCGATCTGTCCTGGAAGAGTAGTGAGTAGCGTTGTTTGTAATAAGAGAAGCTTCTTTACAATTCCTCGTGTCATTATATTGTTCACCAGTGTTTTTTGACCATGGTAAGGTCAAAACAGGACAGGAACATTGCTAATCGCAGCGACGAGTGGTGCTAGAAAGGGTCATTCGTCGATCCTTActgctatgctccaccgcgctgctcACGGCGCAGCCGCTAACGcaactgcttcatgtcgttttgattcgactatACTTATTTTCTATCATAACATATCGTGATAAGAATGAGTAATTTCTGCACTAATCACTCAATCAGTGATCACTGCTTAGCCAAGTGCATGATACATATAGAGAAGtgcaaaaaagtgttttattgTGACTAGTGCTGGAAGTAAAACGAACATCAAGAGTTAAGTGTATCTTGGTTACTTCACCATTTGTCTGTGATAGCAAGCAAACTCTACGCTTCCATTTTGGTTACGATTTATCTGTTTGGCCTAGAGTGACTTGGTTTCGTTCACCTCAACTCGTTGTCAATTTCATACTATGGTGACAATCCTGTGAAACTCATAGGGTATCTATAGCTAGTGTCCCAAAAGCTTTTAGTCCGATTTGATTATGCTACGCTTTCTCCTTTTGTAATGACATTCTTAGCTGAACTTGAGGTGACGTTTGTAGCGTGCTCGATGTTTTATTGAAGTGTAGAATACATCATTTCTTTCGTATTGGTAAGTCTTAATATTTAAAAGCTTAGCTCAATGGCCTTTGATTCACACGAGACGGTGAATGTTTCGTTTACCACCGGAATGGCCGATTTGATTGTCTATCACAAGGTGAACATAATTCTTGGGGCGTTAACGACACTAGTCAACATCTTGCTTCTCTTTGTATTCTTCGCATCTTCTTCGCTACGAAGGGGATCTGAGGTACGTTACTGtcatactatataataacgcgcttagtccgtatgtgtatgtatgtgtgtactCATAAGGGTGCGAAACTTTCCATCGTTGGGAACCGAACCAACGCCATCCACGTGATAGGCGAACATTCTGCCGCTGAGCCGTTGTCAAGAACTATGTGAACAAACTATGAATCTCTTGATAGGACAGGGTAGTCCAGTCATCTCTCAAGAAGAGCTGGTTGGTTGAAGTCCTGattgaagtcaccagtgctGCGGGAGACACATACAGAATCGTACGTGAACTTTGTTTTCGCGGATGCAAAGgaaaacttcttccgcggcaaaaGAACCGCGAGTTTCCCTTGCAGCATCCTGAATGCACTTTTtaaaggaatccgcatcgctggACTTCTTtttggtccgtactccaacaagAATAGACcgacgttggcggaatttcgttctgcgttcttcgtctttcagacctgccacgtcgattttcggttgaagaggaactccttggtttctcttgtggaaccgtatattgaaagaactggacggtggtgtGAGTCGAACGCAACATCCGTCCATAGCTCAAGATTTTCgaatatctgactgaggattGTTCCTCGCGAAAACATAGTCGAGCTGATGTTTAaaagtcctcatcttccgcttgcgctgcatTTCAGGCGCTAGAAGGGTTGACTCTGTCACGTGAGCCGATTGCGTCGATAATTCCTCTTAAACATGGAAACGATGATGAGGATCGCCTGTTCGTATAAGTCGaacagacggtcaccgttgttcgacgtgcgctccgctggataataccattttcctagcacatgggattgctgttcgagtcccatcttcgcatttgcgtcgccgcagtatatgacgtaattttcgatgctgatgacgggccgatctctcatgcacTGCAGCAAagggcacacagagatattgCAGAAACCTAGACAGGGCGGTTTGTTGAAGTTCagtcgatagtgttcggcagttcagaaaatgaaacgaatggttgttcccAAAGATTTGATGCTCCCCTCAGGCACTTGACATTTCAGGTTATGGGTTTTGGCGACATTCTGGTCGCCAGCACACTACACTCGAACCCCTGAtcgcgtttagttaaagcaggggcACTACGTACGTGTATCAGACTCATGTACGCGCCCCCCATTTCGAATAGAAAGATTAATTACTTGCAATCGTTGTCAAAATTGAGGTTTCAGCTCTTAACCGTGTATGGATAACCGTGCAGGTGAAAAGTACCCATATGTGCATGTACAACACTTAGATTTAGCGAGGCTTCAAAACTTACCATGCAAGGGAAcgaatttataaaatttttctattataagTCTACGGCGAGGCATCTTCTAGTGACAAGTGAGATCCGGATGCACGATATTTCGGATCTCCGCCAGATACGTCAGATAACTAGGACCtctcttattcatttttcctctGTGCGCAAATTCTCTTTATGCGCAACGGAGATTATGACTCGCTGCCTGTTTCGTGAGATAGAACCTCATTGAACATGTTGAGGACATGCCCTCCGCTGTAATGTATAATTCATTATTGTAacaaattcggccagcattTGATGCCTACCGTAGTTGGATCAGTTAGGATTCTCGCTGTAGAGAGTTCCTGGTAGCAGTCACGATCATATACGCCCGGAGGAGTGAATTGACACATGCACACTCGAACAGAGATACTTATATCGCTGTTATATTAGTACAAGGATATGCTAATATTACAGATGCTAATAGTGCTATCCCTTGCTGATGGCATCAACTGCTTCTCTGTGTTATTGATGGGAATCAATCGCGTACTTCTTTACTCTGAGGTTTGTATAAATGGAATGCATACTTTTACGATGAAAGCAGCAGAAATTCTTCGGCAATACTTCCTCAGGTTATGGACACTCTTACAATTCCTATTCGCACTTCATGGGATTGCGCCGCCCAACCTTGGCTACTCTTTAGAGAATACGGTATGAACTTGTACGACATATTAAATAAAGCAATAATTCTCATTCTTCgtttttaaaaagaacaagGAGACCCAAATTATTGTGATTACAGGGGATTTGTGGCCTCCTACGGTACAGCTAATGATGGGAATCGAACGTTATATAGCCGTTTTTAAACCGGTTTCCAGCAGAACAGTCTTTAAAAGGTGAATTACATATGACAGAGTAATTAGTTGCTATCAAAGATGACTATCAACAATAGTCAAACTTTTTtaattgtgattttctttttctgagagTGTAGAATGTCCGACAACAGTTCACTTTTCATTTACTTTCCAAAGTTATCTGGCAGATAATAATCACAGAGCCTTACTTTCGACCAAAAATTTAGAAGACACTCAACACTAGATAGTTATACTCCATTGTGCTTTCTTTCAGTCTTACACAGTTTATAAGTTTTAGTGTTCTCAGAGGGAGATATGAGAATGCACCTGCTATTAGAGAGCTATTAGAGATAGTGAAAGCTATTAGGGAGGGTGAGCTTTTAGAGGGAAAGTGGTGGTAGGAACAGTATAGAATTAACCTAAAATTtgggacaagaaaaaaatagattcaaaatatttttgtctAGAAAGATCGGTTGCTGGTTTCCTGATTTCTCATGGCAGTTATCTTGTACTACATTTAACTAGATTCACACTCTAGAGACATTTGAGGAATTTCAACTGTTTTTTCGTAACAATAAATGGCAAAATTCTGAGAGGTGTTCTCCAAATGATTCATTGAACCCATATAAATTTTTACTTACGGATATCCTTTTATCCATATCCTAATGAGCATTACGCATTCTCGTCAGCTTATAGTAGATACACACATTTTCATTGAGCTGTGGTTAATTGTAGCACGATTATGTCCTGCGTAGACAGTTTGACTCATCTTGAACCTATAATCTGTGCTAGTCGTTTGATAGTAAACCCTTCCGCTTTGCTGTGTataaaacaatggaaaagtGAGCAAGGCATGCTAGGCAGTTCAAAATATGTAACAAAGTATGAGTGATCACATCATAGCGACCTCTCTTGTTAGTCGAAAACCACCGAGCTTACTTGTGATGATTTGTGCAGCTGATTTGTGAAAGAAGCAAAATACAAGGATATGGCAACAGCACCAGTTTGGTTGGAGTGTGCTATCTAGCTTTTATTAGGAAGGTGTCAACGGTTCGACTTGTTATCGAAAATCTTCACTTTGAAACTTGGATTaatcttaaagaaaaacaaacctaACTTGAGCATTTGTAGGAAAGgagtcttttttatttccacgtTTCTATTTGTGACTTTTATGCTTTCTTTGGAATACTTTGCTGCCTGGAAAAGACGACTGTTGAAGGTGAGTGGAAAGCTCAGCCTAATGCTCCCGATATTCAAAGggtcaaataaaatttatttgattattataCAGAGAAAGCTTTTGACTTTGTCGTTTCGTCATTGTCACATCGATCAACTTGACTTCTTGAAATTGGTCGAGGGAGAGccagtaattttttgaattgtacCGATCGTGTAAAAGGCTTCCCAATAGCTTTTTCTGCGGCCGGCTGGGCGGGCGGCCTTCCTGAAATGCGTTTTATATCGAGAGGGATAAATGCACTCACGGCTGTGGTTAACCGGTTGTCTGTGAAAAGCATCACGTGTTCGAGCCATCTCAATTTACTTGGCAGAATTCGGTCGGTTTACATGGATTAGAACTCCGACTTCCATCCCTCATTTGTGTGAATCGAGATACTCCTAGCACCACTCTTCCAAGCACTTGAAGACGCTAAACGAGTCTTCTCCCGTCTTAAGAATCGAATAAGTCACTGAAGCACAGCTCTGAGCAAGAATTATTGTGCTAAAGAGATGAGCACAATGGCCGGATTTCTTGGACTTTTCACTACACCCTCGATGCTCTTGCACTCTCTCAAAGCCGCAAGTTTTCTACTGCCTTCTCAATTTAGATTTTTCACACTTATTTCCCAGCCCACGGTCAATGCTGGTGAACTttgatatgttcgttccgctGAGCATAAATGGAGCTTCCGATACTCATTGTTTCTCATTGACATCGCCTTTCGTATATCCAGCACAAACGATTCTTCTTAATGCTTAGTATAAAtcgaattttctagaaaatactTAAACTACTTGTGAGGAGAAAATTGAAGTTACGCAAGTGACATTCAATAACTACCTGCAAAAATTATAAAGTGCGTGGCGAAGTGAATgggggaagaaatgaaagtagTTGAGCCAGAAAATTTACCTTGCAAACATCATGAGGAGCCTACTAAACCCAagttgtgaaaaaatgaaCCAAGTTTAACggcattttgaaaatacttgAAAACGACCGTGAGATGATTAAAGAAAGGTTGACATGTGGACCAAGAGAACCAGCTTGCCATAACGCGAACTTGTAAAAGAAGACGAGAAACgttatgtttttttagatCCTCGCGCGgaattttgatgaaatgtTCAGATATCGCATTACTCGCCTATTTATTGACAGAATACCAATACTTAATTAACATTTTACAATACACAATAGtataaaaaagggaaaacaaatgaaagtcGATTTTATCGACATTCTTCAAGATgatgagacagagcggcatcttgtactctcgcggcAACTTGACAAATTTCGAAactgtgaatgtggtcagtcgGGCTGAATCCTTTTGAAAACCCTCTCGATCTCGTGACCGTCCTTCGTTTGATGCGTTCTCAACCCTGTAAGAGACCACTCATGTGATAAGCTTATAGGTAATGGACATTAAGCAAATTGGGGGATAGTTGCCGATGACAAGTGAGTACAACAGCACGGTCTTGCTCGTTCTCTACTGATTATGAAGCCCGGTTTCAGACGGATAACGCATTAAGTGTTGCTGAAGTGTTGATAAGGACGAGTGGAAACGGCTGTCGAAAATATCAGACTTGATTTTCTGTTGAtgattttctgtatttctgtTTGAATGCAATGCTTGTTCCATTTCCTTTGCGAAGGGCAGTCATTTTTGTAGCGAAGTTGGCGGAGTCATGGCGGGCACAGCGAATGCTCCTTTCTCCGTCTGTTGCTTTTCtgtctttaaaattttcttttactgtCTCTCTGCAAAGGCTGAGCTCGAACTTGAACTCGTGGTTGCGTATAAGCTCACAATTTCGAAGGAGATAAGTGTTTGTTGGcagttttaaaactctcatcCTTGTTCGGAGTAGTAAAGATGTTCTAAGAGCTGGTCATATTCCGCGTTGAAGTTGTTTATTCCTAGATCCCTCCCAAGAGGCGGTTAGCATAGCGAAGTGATCTTAGTTGATGGTGCTAAGGCcaacaaaatccacatttcTGGGACTTTGCTCTCCGAGATTTGCggccttttctcttttccgtaGAGGAGAATTCTTCTGGAAGGAGACGGTGGCCCAATCGCGTAGAACTATGGAACTTCAGCAGCATCATTTCGGCGAAACCTCTTAACGATCTGTCCTTGATTTGTTCAGTTTCGTTGTAGTACCTTCCACCGGATGGTACTACAGCGAAATTGAGCAGCGTCCTGCGCAGACGGCACTCTCTAAGACAGGTTGCAGGACTCCCCACGGATCTTCTGAAGGAGGTCGCGTCTTCCTAGAATGGACAGATAAAGCTTATTAGCTTAAGCGACACCATCCGCCTCCCTTGCATCTCTTAATCATTAGATTGCAAGCTTCTACGCCGACTTGTGTAATGCAAGAGTATTAATAGTCGATTGTGGTACAGAAGCAGAATGAATCCAACTACATCTCATGGCAGTTGTATGGCCACTTTTGGTCCGCTGTTACCTAAAAAACTGTCGCTTCCTAAGAGACTCTAGTCATCACTGCCCACtttaaaagaaggaaggataaagtctctggcgtattAATCCACTTACGGTGCGCCAACGTGTTTTATTGCagttcataatcgttgaggtttagAAGTGTGTATTGGGTTACACAATGACTTATGGAttctagccgatgtgtcaagtcagtattcTTATCCTAGCAGACAAATCTGGTgccagtttatcgacctcggaaaGATGAAAGGCTAGGTTTATACTAGTTatgttttgaaccatcgaccatgcgatacagcggacctcttaccgattgcgctacccCCGTCCATGCTCTATATCGTGCACTCTATCCTGAACCCTGTAGGCAATTAGAAGGTTAGCCAAGGTGCTAGGCTTTCGAAGTTGCTTTTTCTTAATGATGATTAATGAATCTGGAGATTTCGTTTCTAGTTATCATTTATgctgaaaatttcatgaacgcaattttcttctaatgttttttcttcttttcgaggCCCGTTTCACTTGAAAGTGCTATGTCTGAGTGTatcaatatattttttctttttaaacttGTTAACTCTTTCGATTTTGTTGTGTAATTGCAGGTGATGTATTATTGTGGAAGAAAGGCAACATTCGGCTATTTTTATGCTACTTTTATACATGTTATCAATATTATGTGCTATTTATTGGCGTTCACTTTTACATTAATATGCTACCTCAAGTTATTGTGCTGGATAGACTCCCAGTACGAGTGTATTCTCATCATCGGACATATCATTGCGACATATCTTTGCGTTAACCGTAACATCACCTAATAAAAGCGGTACACTTCCGCAGGTGTAAGGATGCATAGACTATAGCTCCAAATGGCGCAAGTTTGCAGTAAATCCGAGAGTAATCTCAATCATTTGCCATTGGAACGTTACTAGAGAAAAACCACGAACCACCAGTCTTATTAATATTTGGTGGTTTTCAGAAGTGTAATCAGAGAGACTAATCCGT
This is a stretch of genomic DNA from Necator americanus strain Aroian chromosome II, whole genome shotgun sequence. It encodes these proteins:
- a CDS encoding hypothetical protein (NECATOR_CHRII.G7676.T1), producing the protein MRDRPVISIENYVIYCGDANAKMGLEQQSHVLGKWYYPAERTSNNEELSTQSAHVTESTLLAPEMQRKRKMRTFKHQLDYVFARNNPQSDIRKS